In Bradyrhizobium sp. CCBAU 051011, the following are encoded in one genomic region:
- a CDS encoding VOC family protein: protein MVSFETRTRSENPNQQRLNMKLEVAVLPVADVDRAKKFYSDLGWRLDADFTRADGSRAVQFTPPGSPASIQLAAAPLHFLVVSDIGAARDELIKRGADVSEVFHRGPNGRVMGPDPDRPSYGALATFGDSEGNAWLIQQLTQRLPGRVEADTTFASSNVLADALRRAAAAHDEHEKQTGQPDANWFDWYADYIVREQAGRRPA from the coding sequence ATGGTCAGTTTTGAGACCAGAACGCGAAGCGAGAATCCGAATCAGCAACGCTTGAACATGAAGCTCGAGGTTGCCGTCCTGCCGGTTGCCGACGTCGATCGCGCCAAGAAATTCTACAGCGATCTCGGTTGGCGGCTGGATGCTGACTTCACCCGAGCTGACGGCTCGCGCGCCGTGCAGTTCACGCCTCCTGGATCACCAGCCTCAATCCAGCTTGCGGCGGCGCCGCTCCACTTTCTCGTCGTCTCCGATATCGGAGCGGCCCGCGACGAACTCATCAAGCGTGGGGCCGACGTAAGCGAGGTGTTTCACCGCGGGCCGAATGGGCGCGTTATGGGTCCCGATCCAGATCGGCCGAGTTACGGTGCCTTGGCGACATTCGGGGATTCGGAGGGTAATGCTTGGCTGATCCAGCAACTAACGCAGCGCTTACCCGGCCGCGTGGAGGCGGACACTACCTTTGCTTCGTCGAACGTGCTTGCTGACGCACTACGACGTGCAGCGGCTGCGCATGATGAGCACGAGAAGCAGACTGGCCAACCCGACGCCAACTGGTTCGACTGGTACGCGGATTACATCGTGCGCGAACAGGCGGGCAGGAGGCCCGCATGA
- a CDS encoding SDR family oxidoreductase has product MLGRRIRVNAVSPGLIETPILRGVGQSEHPGQTEAQFRDYLAGASKMIPIGRLGRPDEIAAAVLFLASESSSYMLGSEVVVDGGFAEL; this is encoded by the coding sequence CTGCTTGGCCGGCGAATTCGCGTAAACGCCGTCAGCCCGGGGTTGATCGAAACGCCGATTCTTCGTGGTGTGGGACAGTCTGAACATCCGGGTCAGACCGAAGCGCAGTTTCGCGATTATCTCGCAGGCGCGAGCAAGATGATTCCGATCGGGCGCCTTGGACGGCCCGACGAAATTGCTGCAGCGGTGCTGTTTCTCGCCAGCGAGTCATCCAGCTACATGCTCGGATCGGAAGTGGTAGTCGACGGCGGATTTGCGGAACTGTGA
- a CDS encoding SDR family oxidoreductase, with protein MANGARVAITGREADALEQARKFIGGDVLSLQADVLSRNSLQKMAFDVQQAFGALDIFFANAGAAYVTPVATTSEAQYDGLMDTNVRSVFFSVQAVEPVMREGGSIILNAAWLNLVGVPGRAILSASKAAVRSFCSHPFDGAAWPANSRKRRQPGVDRNADSSWCGTV; from the coding sequence GTGGCCAACGGTGCGCGGGTCGCCATTACTGGCCGCGAGGCGGACGCGCTCGAACAGGCACGCAAATTCATCGGAGGCGACGTGCTGTCACTGCAGGCCGACGTACTTTCCCGCAACTCCCTTCAGAAGATGGCTTTCGATGTGCAGCAGGCCTTCGGCGCGCTCGACATATTTTTTGCGAACGCGGGCGCGGCTTATGTCACGCCGGTAGCGACGACCAGTGAGGCGCAATATGACGGGCTCATGGATACGAATGTCAGGTCTGTATTCTTTTCGGTCCAGGCAGTCGAACCGGTCATGCGTGAGGGTGGCTCGATCATCCTGAATGCTGCATGGCTGAACTTGGTTGGGGTGCCGGGTCGCGCCATCTTGTCTGCCTCGAAGGCGGCAGTACGATCCTTTTGCTCGCACCCTTTCGACGGAGCTGCTTGGCCGGCGAATTCGCGTAAACGCCGTCAGCCCGGGGTTGATCGAAACGCCGATTCTTCGTGGTGTGGGACAGTCTGA
- a CDS encoding DUF6130 family protein, with protein sequence MTLVKTLAVGAIAAGTVLATNALAQSAREIRGASPYVAVENEPAPRLIVDPPLPEGLAIGVFWAQYRVENVRIVQVFGAGARQVSPRIGHLHITVDDLPWWWADASDNNTVDIAGLPAGPHKVTIALVDADHKVFPGQTTTLTFIVPEHEKMGHAGHRK encoded by the coding sequence ATGACTCTCGTCAAGACTCTTGCCGTCGGCGCCATTGCGGCCGGCACCGTGCTCGCAACCAACGCCTTAGCTCAAAGCGCGAGGGAAATCCGCGGGGCTTCCCCGTACGTCGCTGTCGAAAACGAGCCTGCTCCCAGGCTGATCGTCGACCCCCCGCTTCCCGAGGGTCTGGCGATTGGCGTCTTCTGGGCGCAGTATCGAGTGGAAAATGTTCGCATTGTTCAGGTGTTCGGGGCTGGCGCGCGCCAAGTGTCGCCCCGTATCGGGCATCTCCACATCACCGTCGACGACCTGCCGTGGTGGTGGGCGGACGCGAGCGACAACAATACCGTCGATATTGCCGGCCTACCTGCTGGTCCGCACAAGGTGACGATCGCGTTGGTCGACGCCGACCACAAAGTTTTCCCCGGCCAGACGACGACGCTGACATTCATCGTGCCTGAACACGAGAAAATGGGTCACGCCGGCCACCGTAAGTAA
- a CDS encoding DUF6875 domain-containing protein has product MADRAHGLFEDVLQRLAVPSHAEDGLVLGAFYERNERAAIYNPSFRPFTAPVPFLLIRQAVVSDWKFFLGNEEWLNLWARRFQETAVHALADELRRLRWPAKRD; this is encoded by the coding sequence TTGGCAGATCGTGCTCACGGTCTGTTCGAAGACGTCCTGCAGCGTCTCGCCGTTCCATCCCATGCGGAAGACGGATTGGTGCTCGGAGCGTTCTACGAACGCAATGAGAGGGCTGCAATTTATAACCCCAGCTTTCGGCCATTCACGGCGCCGGTGCCGTTCCTGCTCATAAGGCAAGCAGTCGTCAGCGACTGGAAGTTCTTCTTGGGCAACGAGGAGTGGCTGAATCTTTGGGCGCGTCGATTTCAGGAGACGGCGGTCCATGCTCTTGCCGACGAACTGCGCCGCCTGCGGTGGCCCGCAAAGCGCGATTAG
- a CDS encoding AraC family transcriptional regulator: protein MVEIALALRFSSQANFTRAFRQSTGLAPGQYRREVTAALDMNALRVRSGFKETDLRITLGKAFDENLLGGQLSLRGRTPNAINT from the coding sequence TTGGTCGAAATCGCGCTGGCTCTCCGATTCTCGAGCCAGGCAAACTTTACTCGCGCATTCAGGCAGTCGACGGGCCTGGCACCCGGCCAATATCGTCGCGAGGTAACGGCGGCGCTCGATATGAATGCGCTGCGCGTGAGGAGTGGTTTCAAGGAAACCGACCTGCGCATCACTCTCGGCAAGGCTTTCGATGAGAACTTGTTGGGTGGCCAACTCAGCCTGCGCGGCCGGACGCCCAATGCGATCAACACCTGA
- a CDS encoding sulfite exporter TauE/SafE family protein, with protein MELTTTTILIAFAGVFLICFMKGAFGGGFAIVGIPLLSLVMDPVTAGGLLAPLFVATDLYALRYWKPSTWSKPDLKLLLPGLVAGIGLGYVLFRVLDHRAVAIVMAVVSLIFVALWFFGGPDVTVQPRSTPKAVAAGLGSGVASMVAHSGGPPLAMYLLPLGLSKDVYAGTSSMFFTVGNALKAVPWLLLVRPGHNVWIVMAACLLAIPAGVWAGWRLHGKLDQRQIYRACYGLLVITALKLLWDGVHGYLA; from the coding sequence ATGGAGCTGACGACCACCACGATCCTGATCGCCTTTGCCGGCGTCTTCCTGATCTGCTTCATGAAGGGTGCGTTCGGCGGCGGGTTCGCCATTGTCGGCATTCCCTTGCTTTCACTGGTGATGGATCCCGTGACCGCCGGCGGTCTGCTCGCGCCATTGTTCGTCGCGACGGACTTGTACGCGTTGCGCTACTGGAAGCCTTCGACGTGGTCGAAGCCGGACCTCAAGCTGCTGTTGCCGGGGCTCGTGGCTGGCATCGGGCTCGGCTATGTGCTGTTTCGTGTGCTCGACCATCGGGCCGTTGCGATCGTGATGGCCGTTGTCAGCCTGATCTTCGTCGCGCTGTGGTTCTTCGGCGGCCCCGATGTGACGGTCCAGCCGCGTTCGACGCCGAAGGCGGTCGCAGCCGGCCTCGGCTCCGGAGTCGCCTCAATGGTCGCGCACTCCGGCGGACCGCCGCTTGCGATGTATCTGCTGCCGCTTGGGCTAAGCAAGGACGTTTATGCGGGAACGAGCAGCATGTTCTTCACCGTCGGCAACGCGCTCAAGGCGGTGCCGTGGCTGTTGCTGGTGAGGCCGGGACACAACGTCTGGATCGTGATGGCGGCGTGCCTGCTCGCCATTCCCGCCGGCGTGTGGGCCGGTTGGCGACTTCACGGCAAGCTGGACCAGCGCCAGATCTATCGGGCTTGCTATGGATTGCTTGTCATCACTGCGCTGAAGCTGTTGTGGGACGGTGTGCACGGCTATCTAGCTTAG
- a CDS encoding S8 family peptidase has translation MARPPRNRPHFHVEGGGQAEPYTSPRIVITGLPPARVRARHAQKLGHAIGAAVRQARQKLGARDQAVAEGEKGFYLEFEIPAAEREAVQDLENKPAKIELVAVKPTADNQEMVSATVFVPERSADFFAKKVEAYRDENTKSGKPRNEALVARIEDVRLGAVRSLFTDDMALFPTAGRQAWWEVWVRDGRLETLRHVAQRLNVTLKEHAISFPERDVVLALANEEAMARLVDNSDAVAELRIAKDTPTLFLEMRPVEQADWAGDLVDRVDAPDALAPAICLLDSGATRTHPLIEPGLDAVDQHAYDNGWGVGDSSYWNGHGTSMSGVALYGDLEAALSHGGQVDLRHRLETVKVLPPAGQNDPELYGAITEIGINKAEAQAPRRRRVFCMAVTSEVGLGRGRPSSWSAAVDQLCYGGGDRRRLMVLAAGNLRGDISAPDYPDRNDLEEVESPAQAWNPLVVGAYTDKIGIFHPDFNGWQPVAPAGELSPASRTSGVWDRQWPIRPDVVFEGGNFAHDGVNPASAIDDLQLITTHYRPQMRLFETFGDTSAAAALGAHLCAGVLVARPQLWPETVRALAVHSAEWTPAMRARIEGGAQAQKAAMLRRYGWGVPDIGRAVMSATDDATLMVEDALLPFRKDGSAIKTRSMNLHRLPWPRDELLALGEQDVELRVTLSYFVEPNPGERGWTRRHRYSSHSLRFAVKRSLESLQQFRQRINKAAEAEEEGQVGAAAGGDNWVLGTIRDKGSIHSDIWRGSAAELAERDAIGVFPVSGWWKEKPALQRWDRSARYALVVSVRAPGANIDIYTPIANMLEIPIPAS, from the coding sequence ATGGCACGACCGCCGCGCAATCGGCCGCATTTTCATGTTGAGGGTGGCGGTCAAGCAGAGCCGTACACATCGCCTCGCATTGTCATCACGGGACTGCCGCCTGCCAGGGTGAGAGCGCGGCACGCACAGAAACTCGGCCACGCGATCGGTGCCGCCGTCCGGCAGGCTCGGCAGAAACTTGGAGCCCGCGACCAAGCGGTCGCTGAAGGCGAGAAGGGGTTCTATCTCGAATTCGAGATCCCGGCGGCGGAGCGGGAGGCTGTCCAAGATCTTGAGAATAAGCCTGCCAAAATTGAGCTCGTTGCCGTTAAGCCTACCGCCGATAATCAGGAAATGGTTTCGGCCACTGTGTTCGTACCTGAGCGCTCAGCGGATTTCTTTGCCAAAAAGGTTGAGGCTTATCGCGACGAGAACACGAAGTCGGGAAAGCCGAGGAACGAGGCCTTGGTCGCTCGAATCGAGGATGTTCGCCTTGGAGCTGTTCGTTCGCTCTTCACGGACGACATGGCGCTTTTTCCGACGGCTGGTCGTCAGGCGTGGTGGGAGGTATGGGTTCGCGACGGTCGCCTGGAGACCCTTCGGCATGTCGCACAACGCCTCAATGTAACCCTGAAGGAACATGCCATCAGCTTCCCCGAGCGCGACGTGGTCCTGGCGCTCGCCAACGAGGAAGCGATGGCAAGGCTCGTCGACAATAGCGACGCCGTGGCCGAGTTGCGCATCGCTAAGGACACGCCGACGCTCTTTCTCGAGATGCGCCCAGTCGAACAGGCAGACTGGGCGGGCGATCTCGTCGATCGGGTTGACGCACCTGATGCGCTGGCGCCGGCCATCTGTCTTCTCGACAGCGGAGCGACCCGGACGCATCCGTTGATCGAGCCGGGCTTGGATGCCGTCGACCAGCACGCCTATGACAACGGCTGGGGCGTAGGTGACAGCTCTTACTGGAATGGCCACGGTACGTCGATGTCAGGTGTCGCGCTCTATGGCGATCTTGAAGCGGCGCTTAGCCATGGTGGTCAAGTTGACCTGCGCCATCGATTGGAGACGGTCAAGGTCTTGCCGCCAGCTGGCCAGAACGATCCCGAACTTTATGGAGCAATCACAGAAATCGGTATCAACAAGGCTGAGGCACAAGCTCCGCGTCGTCGGCGGGTCTTCTGCATGGCGGTGACGAGCGAAGTCGGTCTTGGTCGCGGTCGCCCATCTTCGTGGTCGGCGGCCGTCGACCAGCTTTGCTATGGCGGCGGCGACCGTCGGCGCCTCATGGTGCTCGCCGCCGGGAATCTGCGAGGTGATATTTCGGCTCCAGACTATCCGGACCGTAACGACCTTGAAGAGGTCGAGAGCCCCGCTCAGGCATGGAATCCGCTAGTTGTCGGAGCGTACACCGACAAAATCGGCATCTTTCATCCCGACTTCAATGGCTGGCAGCCAGTGGCGCCCGCTGGCGAATTGTCTCCGGCGAGCCGAACGTCTGGCGTTTGGGATCGTCAGTGGCCGATCCGACCGGACGTCGTGTTCGAAGGTGGCAACTTTGCCCATGACGGTGTCAATCCGGCGTCAGCGATCGATGATCTCCAGCTCATAACAACGCACTATCGTCCGCAAATGCGTCTCTTCGAGACGTTTGGCGATACCAGCGCGGCCGCGGCATTGGGCGCGCATCTTTGCGCCGGCGTTTTGGTTGCCCGCCCCCAGCTTTGGCCAGAAACCGTGCGAGCTCTCGCGGTGCACTCGGCCGAATGGACGCCGGCGATGCGTGCGCGGATCGAGGGGGGTGCGCAGGCACAGAAAGCAGCCATGCTTCGCCGATACGGATGGGGCGTACCTGATATCGGTCGCGCAGTGATGAGTGCGACGGACGATGCGACCCTGATGGTCGAAGATGCCCTTCTTCCGTTCCGGAAGGATGGCTCGGCGATTAAGACCCGCAGCATGAACCTACACCGCTTGCCGTGGCCCCGAGACGAATTGCTCGCGTTGGGGGAGCAGGATGTCGAGCTACGCGTGACGTTGTCCTATTTCGTCGAGCCTAACCCCGGCGAGCGGGGATGGACGAGACGGCACCGCTATTCGTCTCATTCGCTCCGGTTTGCGGTAAAGCGGTCATTGGAGAGCCTCCAGCAATTTCGCCAACGAATCAACAAGGCTGCCGAGGCGGAGGAGGAGGGGCAGGTTGGAGCCGCGGCAGGTGGCGACAATTGGGTGCTCGGTACGATTCGCGATAAGGGATCGATCCACTCGGATATTTGGCGCGGAAGTGCGGCAGAACTAGCTGAGCGCGATGCGATCGGGGTGTTTCCCGTCAGTGGCTGGTGGAAGGAAAAGCCTGCGCTTCAGCGTTGGGATCGTTCGGCGCGTTATGCGCTGGTCGTCTCCGTGAGAGCTCCGGGAGCAAACATCGACATCTACACGCCGATCGCCAACATGCTGGAAATTCCAATACCTGCTTCATGA